In Primulina eburnea isolate SZY01 chromosome 3, ASM2296580v1, whole genome shotgun sequence, one DNA window encodes the following:
- the LOC140827765 gene encoding glycine-rich protein 3 short isoform-like, with protein MGSKAIVFLGLLVAMLLLISYEVAARDLVEETSKVTEAEPAQYGGGGGGYGGGRGGGGYGGGRGGGGYGGGGGGRCRHGCCGRGYHGCRCCSYAGQAVDADFNEVETHN; from the exons ATGGGTTCCAAGGCAATAGTGTTTCTTGGCCTCTTGGTAGCCATGCTTCTTCTCATTTCCTACGAGGTTGCCGCGAGGGACTTGGTCGAGGAAACAt CCAAGGTAACCGAAGCTGAACCTGCCCAGTACGGCGGCGGAGGAGGAGGATACGGCGGCGGCCGAGGAGGGGGAGGATACGGCGGCGGCCGAGGAGGGGGAGGAtacggcggcggcggcggggGGCGCTGCCGACACGGCTGCTGCGGACGAGGCTACCACGGCTGCAGGTGCTGCAGCTACGCCGGCCAAGCTGTGGATGCCGACTTTAACGAAGTCGAAACTCACAACTAA